In Bacteroidota bacterium, one DNA window encodes the following:
- a CDS encoding T9SS type A sorting domain-containing protein: MSKKSVLVIAFLGLFTASSSAQSNMSLVWQRTLGGTGYDEATSIVATRDGGMIVAGYTASSDGDVNGHHGSSDVPDGWIVKMDANHNVQWQRSLGGTFEDQIVRVIQTSDGGYAVAGYSGSDDGDFTANAGVYDGFVAKLDSLGNITWIHNFGGQTDDEFYSISETSDHGLIVCGTSNSTNGDLRTQTHFGGYDAWVVKLSSAGSIDWQRTYGGTDDDEAYDIKTTSDGGFIFSGYTYSATGTFAANHGSTDLWVVKLGSTGAPQWQKLIGGTLDEEGDAVVQTSDKGYAIIGYTTSFNGDVSDNHSNDTLPDCFLVKLDQNGTKLWTKCYGGSDDDAATDVIETTPDHGLAFAGYASSLDGDVTKTLGPPDAWLVKTDAAGALQWQVSLGGGDSDVAYSLAQRVQSVLFCGSTASTNGDVTSNHGFLDVWVGEYGVTSGVPSQTVHSTRVMAYPNPFIVRTSIVLPEGFLDGSSGTSVTLVNSIGTEVLHRPVTGVGNTIVLERGTLATGLYQCRVVSGAKVLLTTLVVVN; the protein is encoded by the coding sequence ATGAGCAAGAAGTCAGTTCTCGTAATTGCATTCCTTGGGCTCTTCACTGCCTCTTCATCGGCACAGAGCAATATGTCGCTTGTTTGGCAACGCACCCTCGGCGGAACAGGCTATGATGAAGCAACTTCGATCGTCGCGACTCGCGATGGCGGTATGATTGTCGCAGGGTATACTGCGTCGAGTGACGGCGACGTCAACGGTCACCATGGTTCGTCAGATGTCCCTGACGGATGGATCGTCAAGATGGATGCCAATCACAACGTGCAATGGCAGCGGTCGCTCGGAGGGACGTTCGAAGACCAGATCGTTCGTGTTATTCAGACGAGCGACGGCGGCTATGCGGTCGCAGGTTACAGCGGCTCCGACGACGGCGATTTTACTGCGAATGCGGGTGTGTACGACGGGTTCGTTGCAAAACTCGACTCGCTAGGGAATATTACCTGGATCCATAATTTCGGCGGTCAAACTGACGACGAGTTCTATTCGATTTCCGAAACATCAGATCACGGACTGATTGTCTGTGGCACGTCAAATTCGACCAACGGCGACCTTCGGACTCAGACACATTTCGGTGGGTACGACGCATGGGTCGTGAAACTCAGCTCCGCCGGTTCGATCGACTGGCAACGAACGTACGGTGGTACCGATGACGATGAAGCATATGACATCAAGACGACGAGCGATGGGGGATTTATCTTTTCGGGTTACACTTATTCCGCGACCGGCACCTTTGCAGCAAATCATGGCTCGACCGATCTGTGGGTCGTAAAGCTCGGAAGTACAGGTGCTCCACAGTGGCAGAAGCTCATCGGCGGTACGTTGGATGAAGAGGGGGATGCCGTGGTCCAAACGAGTGACAAGGGGTATGCAATCATCGGCTACACGACGAGTTTCAATGGCGATGTGTCGGATAACCACAGTAACGATACCCTCCCGGATTGCTTCCTCGTAAAACTCGACCAGAACGGGACAAAACTCTGGACGAAGTGCTATGGCGGCAGTGACGACGACGCAGCAACCGACGTGATCGAAACGACACCCGATCATGGTCTGGCATTCGCAGGATATGCATCCAGCCTTGACGGTGACGTCACGAAGACTCTCGGACCGCCGGATGCATGGCTTGTCAAGACTGATGCAGCCGGCGCGTTGCAATGGCAGGTATCGCTTGGCGGCGGAGATTCGGATGTCGCATACAGTCTGGCCCAGCGGGTTCAGAGTGTGTTATTCTGCGGCTCGACAGCTTCGACAAATGGGGATGTGACATCGAACCACGGGTTTCTCGATGTGTGGGTCGGTGAATATGGGGTGACGAGCGGTGTTCCGAGTCAGACCGTTCATAGCACACGGGTCATGGCATATCCGAATCCGTTTATTGTTCGGACATCGATCGTACTTCCCGAAGGCTTTCTCGATGGATCTTCCGGAACATCCGTTACGCTTGTCAATTCGATCGGTACCGAGGTTTTGCATCGGCCTGTCACGGGGGTAGGGAATACGATCGTTCTCGAGCGAGGCACACTGGCGACCGGCTTGTATCAATGTCGAGTCGTCTCGGGAGCCAAGGTTCTATTGACAACATTGGTTGTTGTTAATTAG
- a CDS encoding thermonuclease family protein — protein MKLALLVIIATALFVGCSNTSTSPVTQYVEVDPLLDSATVVTVHRVVDGDTFDFLIGRDTIDIRILGMDAFETRHGARLDSQAARAGISVDSAYARGLRAKAFADSLLSGQKALLTRDFSEPNFDTYNRLLRNVYYYDGTKTKKYSDLLIQMGLALVD, from the coding sequence ATGAAGCTTGCCCTGCTCGTTATCATCGCCACTGCCCTGTTCGTCGGGTGTTCGAACACATCCACGAGCCCGGTAACGCAATACGTCGAGGTGGACCCGCTGCTCGATTCGGCGACGGTCGTCACGGTGCACCGGGTGGTTGACGGCGACACGTTCGATTTTCTCATCGGCCGCGACACGATCGACATCCGCATCCTCGGGATGGATGCATTCGAGACGCGTCACGGCGCCCGCCTCGATTCGCAAGCCGCTCGTGCCGGTATCTCAGTCGACTCCGCCTACGCTCGAGGTCTTCGGGCCAAGGCATTTGCCGATTCGTTGCTTTCCGGGCAGAAGGCGCTCTTGACCCGCGATTTTTCCGAGCCGAATTTCGATACCTATAATCGGCTCCTGCGGAATGTCTATTATTACGATGGGACCAAGACGAAAAAATATTCCGATCTGCTCATCCAAATGGGCCTGGCTCTTGTAGATTAG
- a CDS encoding TraR/DksA C4-type zinc finger protein produces MAKSVKKHTAAKTKPAKKTVAKKAAPKPKKSAVKPAKAPSKAKAVAKASTKKPVAPKKPVPDTKKTNKSSAPPVKLTANDNDVIANAKVRYGAKDLDFFRKEILKQRDEAKEEFDIISQQLLDTSGEYEAENQSFALHTAEQGSDAMEREKQYLQAQRTSDFIKKLDEALERIDRGIYGICVVCGELIEKPRLMAVPITQKHVSCKNKTQAKKFSVSEYGVPPEEVVE; encoded by the coding sequence ATGGCGAAGTCTGTCAAGAAACACACGGCAGCAAAAACAAAACCGGCTAAGAAGACAGTCGCAAAAAAGGCTGCCCCGAAGCCGAAAAAGTCTGCCGTGAAGCCAGCGAAAGCTCCGTCGAAAGCAAAGGCAGTGGCGAAGGCATCCACAAAGAAACCTGTTGCCCCTAAAAAGCCTGTGCCTGATACCAAGAAAACCAACAAGTCATCTGCCCCACCGGTAAAACTTACTGCGAACGATAACGACGTTATCGCTAACGCAAAGGTCCGTTACGGTGCGAAAGATCTCGATTTTTTCCGCAAAGAAATCCTCAAGCAGCGTGACGAGGCGAAAGAAGAATTCGATATCATCAGCCAGCAGCTCCTCGATACATCGGGCGAGTACGAGGCTGAGAACCAGTCGTTCGCATTGCATACCGCCGAGCAGGGCTCCGATGCAATGGAGCGCGAAAAACAGTATTTGCAGGCGCAGCGCACGTCCGATTTTATCAAGAAGCTTGACGAAGCTCTGGAGCGAATCGATCGCGGAATCTATGGTATCTGTGTCGTCTGTGGCGAACTCATTGAGAAGCCGCGTTTGATGGCGGTGCCGATCACCCAAAAGCACGTCTCGTGCAAGAATAAGACGCAGGCCAAGAAGTTTAGCGTTAGCGAGTACGGCGTGCCGCCAGAGGAAGTGGTCGAGTGA
- a CDS encoding PDZ domain-containing protein: MEYQSANPHFDSLLTFCIQPSDDTLPDRSLIDQAVPAFYLRNALELGGYQYTRVPDSADFIVTVDLRGEYHKTRIPQRSITLPVFDSERKIVVGHSELGYEVQPPVSWRDLDPTVIARSLSDAGTIPTTSPIYHGPDGDYYWISSVAIYDGHTHSQIWMGNGIIWTDLANYLMSFQDLINVLCARIPKATRQKDSIVIPSGLIGIFYAIQSTNGRHFYPFVTQLNTGGAAERAGIKQNDIIIQIDGESSMDLTFYDAYKKFAGGTGVPVQLKVARNGQILDFTVVRDPRPR, from the coding sequence ATGGAGTATCAGAGTGCGAATCCGCATTTCGATTCTTTGCTGACGTTTTGCATCCAGCCATCCGATGATACGCTGCCTGACCGAAGCCTGATTGATCAGGCTGTGCCAGCATTCTATCTGCGTAATGCTCTGGAATTGGGGGGCTACCAATATACACGAGTGCCGGATTCGGCCGATTTCATCGTAACCGTGGATCTTCGAGGAGAGTATCACAAGACTCGGATACCTCAGCGCAGCATCACATTGCCCGTATTCGACTCGGAACGGAAAATCGTCGTCGGACACAGCGAATTGGGCTACGAGGTACAACCTCCGGTCTCGTGGCGCGATCTTGATCCTACGGTGATCGCCCGCTCATTGAGTGACGCCGGCACCATCCCGACAACCTCTCCGATTTATCATGGCCCAGACGGTGATTACTACTGGATCTCCAGTGTAGCGATCTACGATGGCCACACTCATAGCCAGATCTGGATGGGGAATGGGATCATCTGGACCGATCTGGCAAACTACCTGATGTCGTTTCAAGATCTGATCAACGTGTTGTGCGCTCGAATCCCAAAGGCAACGAGGCAGAAGGATTCAATCGTGATTCCGAGCGGATTGATCGGTATCTTCTATGCCATCCAATCGACCAACGGGAGGCACTTTTATCCGTTCGTGACCCAGTTGAACACGGGAGGCGCTGCAGAACGTGCTGGCATCAAGCAAAATGACATAATCATTCAAATCGACGGTGAATCGTCAATGGACCTCACGTTCTACGATGCATATAAGAAATTCGCAGGAGGTACAGGGGTGCCGGTGCAGTTGAAGGTCGCACGAAACGGTCAGATACTGGATTTTACTGTTGTGCGTGACCCGCGACCAAGATAG
- a CDS encoding T9SS type A sorting domain-containing protein, whose amino-acid sequence MQHTITMLQANCRLIALLLVLTPTGAMAQTNGQLAITSYDKSQAYYFCDSVGQTSGQNVIFALVNLTPGSDLIIDSFRYECDRSVFDVTGIDTLHNFDVGAVTTQVAYYTPHRIGSDTLRITAYYGAYSANASIVCHAIDAPPISFYGVENVDQDLGFGIKLGVSDEILTQDTLHDEFLDMTVSDTPINLRKYCMNPKIVIRTCGERTIDRIYRVGDTTEISLSGIPPLPYTMHSQSALVLSYSLTPKIPGNTPHYLVIHTTDGDNLVWSFEYRVRENNAVSTETGAASVPPVVAYPNPVRSGSSVRLSLGERFADKAGIKIFDAKGVLVSDLGQHVITSNSEVENIGIPTLSAGSYLLLIQQSSRIEAVELIVTN is encoded by the coding sequence ATGCAACATACTATAACGATGCTACAAGCAAATTGTCGGCTGATCGCGCTGCTCCTCGTGCTTACACCGACCGGCGCAATGGCGCAGACGAACGGTCAACTCGCGATCACTTCATACGACAAAAGCCAAGCGTACTATTTCTGCGATTCGGTCGGACAGACATCCGGCCAAAATGTCATCTTCGCATTAGTGAACCTGACACCCGGAAGTGACTTGATCATTGATTCATTCCGGTATGAGTGTGACCGATCGGTGTTCGACGTCACAGGGATCGACACGCTCCATAATTTTGACGTCGGCGCGGTAACAACCCAGGTTGCATACTACACACCACATCGGATCGGAAGCGATACGCTTCGCATTACCGCTTATTATGGAGCATACTCCGCCAATGCGAGCATTGTTTGTCACGCAATTGATGCTCCACCAATATCTTTCTACGGTGTCGAGAACGTCGACCAAGATCTTGGATTTGGTATCAAGCTTGGTGTGTCGGATGAGATACTGACTCAAGACACTCTTCACGACGAATTTTTGGATATGACGGTGAGCGATACGCCCATCAATCTGCGCAAGTATTGTATGAACCCCAAGATAGTGATTCGCACATGCGGAGAACGGACGATCGATCGGATCTATCGTGTTGGCGACACGACGGAAATATCACTGAGTGGGATACCACCGCTGCCGTACACAATGCACTCGCAGTCAGCGCTTGTACTTTCGTATAGCCTGACGCCAAAAATTCCGGGCAACACGCCGCACTATCTCGTAATACACACGACGGATGGCGACAATCTTGTGTGGAGTTTCGAGTACCGCGTGCGAGAGAACAATGCAGTCTCGACCGAAACTGGCGCTGCAAGTGTACCCCCAGTCGTCGCGTATCCAAATCCCGTGCGATCAGGAAGCTCAGTACGCCTCAGTCTCGGTGAAAGATTCGCCGATAAAGCCGGTATCAAGATCTTCGACGCAAAGGGAGTGCTTGTCTCCGATCTGGGCCAACACGTCATTACTTCGAACTCCGAAGTAGAGAATATCGGTATTCCAACGCTTTCCGCCGGAAGCTATCTCTTGCTCATACAACAATCGAGCAGAATTGAAGCAGTTGAGTTGATAGTCACGAACTAA
- a CDS encoding c-type cytochrome: MKHLIYSTLTLSAAALLTLASCKSDMKSENKGGADSSKATAAVMSPVERGKYLVTIASCNDCHTPMKMGPSGPAPDMSRMLSGHPEGMAMPPAPKMDMPWMVSGAWTMTAWSGPFGTTFTANLTPDSTTGLGKCSEADFIKIFKTGMMFGINRPIMPPMPVEYVKQMSDDDLKAVYAYLRTIPPVKNKVPDYMPPKGAMAMGGAPKK; this comes from the coding sequence ATGAAACACCTGATTTACTCTACGTTGACACTATCCGCTGCAGCACTGCTGACGCTCGCAAGCTGCAAGTCCGATATGAAGTCGGAGAACAAGGGCGGCGCAGATTCATCGAAGGCAACTGCCGCAGTAATGTCGCCGGTCGAGCGGGGCAAGTATCTCGTCACGATCGCAAGCTGTAACGACTGCCATACGCCGATGAAGATGGGCCCGAGCGGTCCGGCACCGGACATGAGCCGCATGCTCTCCGGTCATCCGGAAGGTATGGCAATGCCGCCGGCACCGAAGATGGATATGCCGTGGATGGTCTCGGGCGCATGGACAATGACAGCCTGGAGCGGCCCGTTCGGCACGACCTTTACCGCAAACCTGACGCCGGATTCGACGACGGGTCTCGGCAAGTGCAGCGAGGCGGATTTCATCAAGATCTTCAAGACCGGAATGATGTTCGGCATCAACCGGCCGATCATGCCGCCGATGCCGGTGGAATATGTGAAGCAGATGTCGGACGACGATCTCAAAGCGGTCTACGCCTATCTGCGGACGATCCCGCCGGTGAAGAATAAAGTACCGGATTACATGCCGCCGAAGGGCGCGATGGCAATGGGCGGCGCACCGAAAAAGTAG
- a CDS encoding diheme cytochrome c-553, whose protein sequence is MLHSIRIITIGTLLAGLVIGCGKKNESEPGKPAETSVAAASGSPVERGKYLVETLGGCNDCHTPWKMGEKSPGPDMTKMLSGSPEGLKMPPAFLTPPWGWAGSISMTAFAGPWGISYAANLTPDPETGLGKWTEADFIKAMRTGVGSHNRPIMPPMPWQALGKASDDDLKAIFAYLHSIPAVKNRVPDFETVGVTRTLGGPIPAPPPMAPPK, encoded by the coding sequence ATGCTACACTCCATTCGAATCATTACGATCGGCACCCTTTTGGCCGGCCTCGTCATCGGTTGCGGCAAGAAGAACGAATCGGAACCTGGCAAGCCTGCCGAAACCTCGGTGGCAGCAGCTTCCGGCTCGCCGGTTGAACGCGGGAAATATCTGGTCGAGACGCTCGGCGGCTGCAATGATTGTCATACGCCTTGGAAGATGGGCGAAAAAAGTCCTGGGCCGGATATGACGAAAATGCTCTCAGGTAGTCCGGAAGGGTTGAAAATGCCACCTGCATTTCTGACTCCGCCGTGGGGATGGGCCGGATCGATTTCAATGACGGCATTCGCCGGACCGTGGGGTATTTCCTATGCGGCGAACCTGACGCCGGATCCTGAAACCGGACTTGGGAAATGGACCGAGGCAGATTTCATCAAGGCGATGCGTACCGGGGTTGGGTCGCATAACCGACCGATCATGCCGCCGATGCCATGGCAGGCCCTCGGGAAGGCCAGCGATGACGACCTGAAAGCGATCTTCGCCTATTTACACTCCATACCAGCAGTAAAGAACAGAGTACCGGATTTTGAAACGGTCGGAGTTACGAGAACACTGGGTGGCCCGATTCCGGCACCGCCGCCAATGGCACCGCCCAAATAG
- a CDS encoding DivIVA domain-containing protein, protein MPLSPLDIKKKEFEQKMRGYDVDQVRAFLDEVAQEFELAIRDQYQIEDEFEAMKKKLDHYLSLEGTLEKTLLAAQQTAIKMEDNAKKEAELLLGEARLERDKMLKDVPLEIERARGEVTRLRAEYDSTLVRMRSLLAGFSTFLDSMSKETSSQ, encoded by the coding sequence ATGCCTCTTTCTCCGTTAGACATTAAGAAGAAGGAATTCGAACAGAAGATGCGCGGCTATGACGTCGATCAGGTCCGTGCGTTTCTTGACGAGGTCGCGCAGGAGTTCGAGTTGGCGATCCGCGATCAGTACCAGATCGAGGACGAATTCGAAGCGATGAAGAAGAAGCTCGATCATTATCTCTCGCTCGAAGGCACGCTCGAAAAGACACTGCTGGCGGCACAACAGACGGCGATCAAGATGGAGGACAACGCCAAAAAAGAGGCGGAGCTGCTACTTGGCGAAGCGCGGCTCGAACGCGACAAGATGCTCAAAGATGTGCCGCTCGAGATCGAACGCGCTCGCGGCGAGGTCACGCGCCTTCGCGCCGAGTACGATTCGACGCTGGTGCGGATGCGCTCGCTGCTCGCCGGTTTCTCGACCTTTCTCGATTCGATGTCGAAGGAGACATCGAGTCAATAG
- a CDS encoding isoleucine--tRNA ligase, giving the protein MYPELRTSVSADEREHLVLQHWKTHDIFRRSIGERSGAPVFSFYEGPPTVNGMPGIHHVWSRTIKDTICRYKTMRGFRVERKGGWDTHGLPVELAIEKQLGFRHKHEIEEYGIAKFNELCRESVYENIAREGGWQALTERMAYWVDMEHPYITCTPDYVESIWWALKKFWDGGKIYKGYKIQPYCPRCETALSSHEVALGYDTAKDPSVFVKFRRKNVAEEEFFLAWTTTPWTLLANVALAVHPDVEYVTVINKRKDKSERLVLAEALIGKLEGETEIVARTMGKDLEGAEYEPLFDYKLPYEYQTSESADGLVLPDGTRVMRPHHIVVADKYVTTEDGTGIVHQAPAFGDDDYRIARAKNFPIVISVNGSGEIVLDSPYKGVFFKDADPKIIEELKNRGMLYRKETIEHTYPFCWRCDTALMYYARESWYIRVTDYREELSTKNKTINWQPPEIGEGRFGNWLAELKDWGISRERYWGTPLPIWESVDGEIRLCVGKYEDFLEKHTLQAEIRNPAWLEWHLERMAGTATGAEPTERIPVRLELEAYLEDPDPTKVHPTRVKSEDLKNFDPHKPGIDGIIFLGRLPDSSLVTLRRVPDVIDVWFDSGSMPFAQYHYPFENKELFEKAYPADFISEGIDQTRGWFYTLHAINTFLFGKPAYKNVIVNDMLLDKNGQKMSKSRGNVVDPFEVIRTYGVDAVRWYLLASSVPWKPKLFDAADVADIERKFFGTLLNTYGFFALYANIDSYASQSTASANTRNEMDRWILSKLNSLVKDCASYMDSYELTKPARAIQEFVIEELSNWYIRRSRRRFWKGEMNADKQAAYDTLRECLVTVAKLMAPIAPFMSDTLYRSLSGGDSVHLELYPTPNDALIDSKLETRMAKAQTISSLVRQMRERAKLKVRQPLERVLIPCANRYDIEELRKVEDIVLDEVNVKHVEYVLFGDSDVIQRKAKANFKALGARLGKQMKSVAARIGTMTDEEITRYEQQMFIEFDIDGEKVRVERGEIDVTAQDVQGWLVSSEGGVTVALDTHLTAELLSEGLAREFVNRIQNLRKDSGFEVTDRITIAVGGAPAELADALAKHKDYISQETLAATISNDGASDGTDIDLGELTAKVSIARV; this is encoded by the coding sequence ATGTATCCTGAACTACGAACCTCGGTTTCGGCTGACGAACGCGAACATCTTGTCCTGCAACACTGGAAGACGCATGACATTTTCCGTCGTTCGATCGGCGAGCGCTCCGGCGCGCCCGTCTTCTCGTTCTATGAGGGACCGCCCACCGTCAATGGCATGCCCGGCATCCATCACGTGTGGTCGCGTACCATTAAGGATACGATTTGCCGCTACAAGACGATGCGCGGCTTCCGCGTCGAGCGCAAAGGCGGATGGGATACCCACGGCCTTCCGGTCGAGCTGGCGATCGAAAAGCAGCTCGGCTTCCGTCATAAGCATGAGATCGAAGAATATGGAATCGCGAAGTTCAACGAGCTCTGCCGCGAGTCGGTGTATGAGAACATTGCCCGCGAAGGTGGCTGGCAGGCGCTCACCGAGCGCATGGCCTACTGGGTGGATATGGAACACCCGTATATCACCTGCACACCCGACTATGTCGAGTCGATCTGGTGGGCGCTCAAGAAATTCTGGGACGGCGGCAAGATCTACAAAGGCTACAAGATCCAACCATACTGCCCGCGCTGCGAGACAGCCCTCTCGTCGCACGAGGTAGCGCTGGGCTATGACACCGCGAAGGACCCGTCGGTCTTTGTGAAATTCCGACGCAAGAACGTCGCCGAAGAAGAGTTCTTCCTCGCTTGGACGACCACGCCCTGGACGCTGCTGGCGAACGTCGCGCTGGCCGTGCATCCAGATGTCGAATACGTCACCGTCATCAACAAACGCAAGGACAAGTCCGAACGCCTCGTCCTCGCCGAAGCACTCATCGGTAAGCTTGAAGGCGAGACGGAGATCGTTGCTCGCACCATGGGCAAAGACCTCGAGGGCGCGGAGTATGAACCGCTCTTCGACTATAAATTACCGTACGAGTACCAAACATCAGAGAGTGCAGATGGTCTCGTACTACCTGACGGTACCCGCGTGATGCGCCCGCATCATATTGTTGTAGCGGACAAGTATGTAACCACTGAAGATGGAACGGGCATTGTGCACCAAGCTCCGGCATTTGGAGATGACGACTACCGCATCGCAAGGGCTAAAAATTTTCCCATAGTGATTTCTGTGAATGGTTCAGGCGAGATAGTTCTTGATTCGCCTTACAAGGGAGTATTCTTCAAAGATGCAGACCCCAAGATCATTGAGGAGTTGAAGAATAGGGGGATGCTCTACCGCAAGGAGACGATTGAGCATACTTATCCGTTCTGCTGGCGCTGCGATACAGCGCTTATGTATTACGCACGTGAGTCTTGGTATATCCGCGTGACGGACTATCGCGAAGAGCTATCGACAAAGAACAAAACGATCAACTGGCAGCCGCCCGAGATTGGTGAAGGCCGATTCGGCAACTGGCTAGCTGAACTGAAGGATTGGGGAATCTCAAGAGAGAGATACTGGGGGACTCCATTGCCTATCTGGGAATCAGTTGACGGTGAGATCAGGCTTTGTGTTGGCAAATATGAGGACTTCCTTGAAAAACACACCCTTCAAGCGGAAATCAGAAATCCTGCGTGGCTAGAATGGCATCTCGAACGTATGGCAGGTACTGCGACGGGCGCAGAACCGACTGAAAGAATCCCAGTGCGACTGGAGTTGGAGGCATATCTTGAGGATCCTGACCCCACCAAGGTTCACCCCACTCGTGTTAAGTCGGAAGATCTTAAGAACTTTGATCCGCATAAGCCGGGGATCGACGGCATAATCTTTCTCGGACGACTTCCAGATTCCTCATTAGTGACACTTCGGCGTGTACCGGATGTCATCGACGTGTGGTTCGATTCCGGCTCGATGCCGTTCGCGCAGTATCACTATCCGTTCGAGAACAAAGAGCTCTTCGAAAAGGCGTATCCGGCCGACTTCATCAGTGAAGGTATCGACCAGACTCGAGGCTGGTTCTACACGTTGCATGCGATCAACACGTTCCTCTTCGGCAAGCCGGCATACAAGAATGTGATCGTCAACGACATGCTGCTCGATAAGAACGGGCAGAAGATGTCGAAGTCTCGCGGAAATGTCGTCGACCCGTTCGAGGTCATACGCACCTACGGCGTTGATGCCGTTCGTTGGTATCTGCTCGCCTCGAGCGTGCCGTGGAAGCCGAAGCTCTTCGATGCGGCCGACGTTGCTGATATCGAGCGCAAGTTCTTCGGGACGCTGCTCAACACCTACGGCTTCTTCGCGCTCTATGCCAACATTGACAGCTATGCAAGCCAGTCGACCGCATCTGCGAACACTCGCAACGAGATGGACCGGTGGATCCTTTCAAAGCTGAATTCGCTGGTGAAGGATTGTGCTTCGTACATGGATTCGTACGAGCTCACGAAGCCGGCACGTGCGATTCAGGAATTCGTCATCGAAGAACTATCGAACTGGTACATCCGCCGTTCGCGTCGCCGTTTCTGGAAAGGCGAGATGAATGCGGATAAGCAAGCGGCCTACGATACGTTGCGTGAGTGCTTGGTAACGGTCGCGAAGCTGATGGCTCCGATCGCTCCGTTCATGTCGGACACGCTCTATCGCTCGTTGAGTGGAGGCGACTCCGTACATCTCGAACTGTACCCAACGCCGAATGATGCGCTGATCGACAGCAAGCTCGAGACCCGCATGGCGAAGGCGCAGACTATTTCTTCGCTCGTGCGCCAAATGCGCGAGCGTGCAAAGCTGAAAGTGCGTCAGCCGCTCGAGCGCGTACTCATTCCGTGTGCGAACCGCTACGATATCGAAGAGCTGCGCAAGGTTGAAGACATCGTGCTTGATGAGGTGAATGTCAAGCACGTCGAATATGTGCTCTTCGGCGACAGCGACGTGATCCAGCGAAAGGCAAAGGCGAACTTCAAAGCACTCGGCGCACGTCTCGGCAAGCAGATGAAGTCTGTTGCCGCACGCATCGGTACCATGACCGATGAGGAGATCACGCGCTACGAGCAACAGATGTTCATCGAATTCGACATTGATGGCGAGAAGGTACGTGTCGAACGCGGCGAGATCGACGTCACTGCACAGGACGTGCAAGGCTGGCTCGTCTCAAGTGAAGGCGGGGTGACGGTGGCGCTCGACACACATCTCACGGCCGAACTCCTTTCAGAAGGTTTGGCACGCGAGTTCGTCAACCGCATCCAGAACTTGCGCAAGGACTCGGGCTTCGAAGTGACCGATCGCATTACGATCGCTGTCGGTGGCGCGCCTGCCGAGCTTGCCGACGCACTTGCAAAGCACAAGGATTACATCTCGCAGGAAACGCTTGCCGCCACGATCTCGAACGATGGTGCCAGTGACGGCACCGATATCGACCTTGGAGAACTCACGGCAAAGGTGAGCATTGCGAGGGTGTAA
- the lspA gene encoding signal peptidase II gives MSDTQIPEASTRSFSKHLYWVTAAIVVVDQLTKLLIKGASVFGFPGMPLHSSKPFIDDILRITYVENPGIAFGINFPALKVFFSIFSGIAAIAIFVYLERNGSKLHKWDRLGLVMIMGGAIGNLIDRCFYGVIFGEERLFYGHVVDFLDFGYKTNWWPVFNIADSAVTVGVSILVLSMLLRKPVTVEPAGASESQKQVN, from the coding sequence GTGAGCGATACTCAGATCCCGGAAGCATCGACGCGTTCGTTCTCCAAACATCTTTACTGGGTAACGGCCGCGATTGTCGTTGTCGATCAATTGACAAAGCTTCTGATCAAGGGGGCTTCCGTATTTGGCTTTCCCGGGATGCCGTTGCATTCGTCAAAACCATTTATTGACGATATTCTTCGAATCACTTACGTCGAGAATCCCGGTATTGCATTCGGCATCAACTTCCCGGCGCTGAAGGTATTCTTTTCCATTTTCTCGGGGATCGCAGCAATCGCGATCTTCGTCTACCTCGAGCGAAACGGGTCGAAGCTGCATAAATGGGATCGGCTTGGGCTCGTGATGATCATGGGCGGTGCGATCGGGAATCTGATCGACCGATGCTTCTATGGTGTCATCTTCGGGGAGGAGCGACTCTTTTATGGCCACGTCGTCGACTTCCTCGATTTTGGATATAAGACGAACTGGTGGCCGGTCTTCAATATCGCCGATTCCGCGGTAACGGTTGGCGTTTCGATCCTTGTCCTTTCAATGCTGCTCCGGAAGCCGGTGACTGTTGAACCTGCTGGAGCGAGTGAATCGCAGAAGCAGGTTAATTAG